AATGATTAAGAAACAAAATTCTCTTCTGCTTTTTATTTCCAGGCATAGTGTTTTTCCAGACGTAATGCCGCATTTCTTACAAGCTTTTCCCGAAGTGAAGCATTCTTAAAAAGGTTTACAACTGCATCACATATTTCACCGGGATTATCGGGACTTACCAGAATCCCGCACTCACCATCAGACAATACTTCGGGAATTGCACCTGTCTGTGAGGCAATGATGGGCAAATTATATGACATAGCTTCCAGAAGGACGATACCAAACCCCTCTACACCATCACTGGTTTCAAGTGATGGAAATATAAAGATGTCAGAAGAGGAGTACAGATCGGCCAGTTGCATATCGGTAAGATCGTTTCTGATGGAAATACGGTTCTGGAGATTTTTACTGATGATCAGGGACTTCAGATGTTTGTACATTGGACCCGATCCGGCAATTGTAAGATGCCATTTCAGGTTTTCTGGAAGTATCTCAGTTGCTCTTATCAGAACAGTATGTCCCTTATGGGGAACCAGCCTCCCGACAGTGAGTAAATTAATAACCGATGCTGAAAGTGTTTTACAATGCCGGTTATAGTCTGCAGGCAGTTTGATTTTTGGCGGCACATGAATAAAACTGCCGGATATTCCTGATTTTCGGAGTATAGAAAGGGTACAGCCACTGAGATAAAAAATTTTTTCAGCCCTATTGAGAATTTTACGGAAAAGAATCTGCCGAAAACCGACTTTCCCCAGGGGAAATAGTTCTTTTCCATAGCAGTATACCGAGTATCTGAGGGGCTTTGAAAAAGATAAAAGAAAGGGAACGAAAGCAGCATAGATATTACCGGC
This genomic window from Fibrobacter sp. contains:
- a CDS encoding glycosyltransferase family 4 protein; protein product: EHGGIQKYLHNIVKYTYSCDDLVIAGCSSPLRNPDDSLSCKVLYISTFLSPLNKKFSLIPLFIKLALVLMKKKGNLSIEAGNIYAAFVPFLLSFSKPLRYSVYCYGKELFPLGKVGFRQILFRKILNRAEKIFYLSGCTLSILRKSGISGSFIHVPPKIKLPADYNRHCKTLSASVINLLTVGRLVPHKGHTVLIRATEILPENLKWHLTIAGSGPMYKHLKSLIISKNLQNRISIRNDLTDMQLADLYSSSDIFIFPSLETSDGVEGFGIVLLEAMSYNLPIIASQTGAIPEVLSDGECGILVSPDNPGEICDAVVNLFKNASLREKLVRNAALRLEKHYAWK